Proteins encoded within one genomic window of Malassezia restricta chromosome VII, complete sequence:
- a CDS encoding nicotinamidase — MTPTVPSGPGVALVIVDVQNDFINGTLTVPGGQDIIPSVKHLVNEFPCSCIVATKDFHPPNHASFASTHGLAPFQLHTIPHPYDPRASLSQMLWPDHCVQGTRGAEIHDDIQAALDMREKAGTPVSYVLKGTDARVDSYSAFACADYLQFTNMASILHRAHIHTVVVCGLATDYCVRATAVDAAKFGFRTYVLQDCIRGVDPSTTAEAEQVMSWYQVSLCT, encoded by the exons ATGACTCCAACCGTGCCCTCCGGGCCAGGTGTGGCGCTTGTGATCGTTGACGTCCAAAATGATTTTATCAATGGAACGC TGACGGTGCCTGGTGGACAGGACATTATTCCGAGCGTGAAGCATTTAGTGAACGAGTTTCCCTGCTCCTGTATCGTGGCGACCAAG GATTTTCACCCGCCTAACCACGCGTCGTTCGCATCCACGCACGGACTTGCGCCGTTCCAATTGCATACCATTCCGCATCCTTACGACCCACGCGCATCCCTTTCGCAGATGCTCTGGCCTGATCACTGTGTGCAAGGTACACGTGGTGCCGAGATTCACGATGACATtcaagctgcgctcgatATGCGTGAAAAGGCTGGCACACCTGTTTCTTACGTGCTAAAAGGAACAGACGCTCGTGTGGACAGCTACTCTGCCTTTGCGTGCGCCGATTATTTACAATTTACCAATATGGCGTCCATCTTGCATCGTGCCCATATCCACACGGTGGTGGTGTGTGGCCTGGCGACCGACTACTGTGTGCGTGCTACAGCCGTGGATGCTGCCAAGTTTGGATTCCGCACGTATGTGTTGCAGGACTGCATCCGTGGCGTGGACccttcgacgacggcggAGGCTGAACAAGTCATGTCTTGGTATCAAGTTTCACTATGTACATGA
- a CDS encoding DUF907 domain protein: protein MRMRFGIALCALGAVAILEQVQASNSDIFHPNHTLYTSSVAYCEAPGPLLLQSLDLKYSDDTHTLDFDVRLSSTTTDLTYDTDFMLYAYGRKFVKVHQDLCALASGSFCHIPNYNFSGSAQVHVPDYISSDIPRIVYTVPDIEALAMLRLYDSKTKKPKGCIQVQISNSMTVDLPGVTYGVGAFVIAATVASLITSAWTNSLSPLQWRVVDVVTTMQLTPMASMLTIIVPRVVHAFSRRFGWIVGLWYIESIVSSIFDARQNTGSKDLNINFGSLMEAEYSRLANFFPAEMLNGNDSAEVLDVNDVSSLGFNSLLRRKLYAPNTGPGGEMDPGKSADNVVWAVAMDGFSQSGIFYYAASLNISPYSAFLTSLVTWLMAICIAIGLALLATIPVVFLTRTPMPYALERLYVQWVRPLLLRILASAMTPVLIFAFFQFAHSTGWLSHFIAALTCFAIVCVWSIILAQQWVQVHRSGPDSLYYIRSQPWDLQSAALHIGSMSHPWRPKYWWFWTVMHGCMFLRACFIGFAQKHDYGLRQSAGLLVTDFLLFAVLVVCRPGRDIQSNVVQCLLCAFRVVIWALCIALSTEANVWGIPRAIVGFVLLAVLSLAIVFIFFVFLLEIVQTLFSRRQRWKGDYQDLYHVHSET from the coding sequence ATGCGAATGCGCTTTGGGATTGCGCTATGCGCGCTTGGCGCGGTGGCCATCCTAGAGCAGGTACAAGCTTCGAACAGTGACATATTTCATCCGAATCACACCCTGTACACATCCAGTGTGGCGTACTGTGAAGCGCCCGGCCCGCTTCTTCTCCAATCTCTCGATCTTAAGTACAGTGACGATACGCATACCCTTGATTTTGACGTGCGATTGTCTTCTACGACGACGGATCTCACATACGACACGGATTTTATGCTATATGCGTACGGCCGCAAGTTCGTCAAAGTACATCAGGACTTGTGTGCGCTGGCCAGCGGATCCTTTTGTCACATCCCGAATTACAATTTTTCTGGATCAGCACAGGTGCATGTTCCTGACTATATTTCATCCGACATTCCACGAATTGTGTATACCGTCCCGGACATCGAAGCGCTCGCTATGTTGCGGCTCTATGATAGCAAAACGAAGAAGCCCAAGGGCTGTATCCAGGTTCAAATCTCCAATTCCATGACGGTCGACCTCCCGGGCGTCACATATGGTGTGGGTGCCTTTGTCATCGCTGCGACAGTCGCTTCACTTATCACTTCTGCATGGACAAATTCACTTTCCCCCCTGCAatggcgcgtcgtggatgTCGTCACTACCATGCAACTCACGCCAATGGCATCGATGCTCACGATCATTGTTCCTCGTGTCGTGCACGCCTTTTCTAGGCGGTTCGGCTGGATTGTGGGCTTGTGGTACATCGAATCAATTGTCTCATCGATTTTCGACGCCCGCCAAAACACAGGGAGCAAAGATTTGAACATAAACTTTGGATCGCTCATGGAGGCCGAGTACAGTCGACTGGCGAACTTTTTTCCCGCTGAGATGCTGAATGGCAATGACTCCGCTGAGGTGCTTGACGTCAACGACGTCTCATCTCTCGGCTTTAACTCGTTGCTTCGTCGGAAGCTGTACGCGCCCAATACAGGGCCCGGTGGCGAGATGGATCCTGGCAAGAGCGCGGACAATGTGGTGTGGGCTGTCGCGATGGATGGATTCTCACAGTCTGGCATTTTCTATTATGCGGCCTCACTCAACATCTCACCGTACAGTGCGTTTTTAACATCCCTCGTCACCTGGCTCATGGCAATCTGTATCGCCATAGGCTTGGCGCTACTGGCCACTATCCCTGTGGTTTTTTTGACTCGTACGCCTATGCCCTATGCTCTCGAGCGCTTGTATGTGCAATGGGTTCGGCCTTTGCTGCTCAGGATACTGGCGTCCGCCATGACACCGGTCCTCATTTTCGCCTTCTTCCAATTCGCACATTCAACCGGATGGCTCTCACACTTTATCGCAGCCCTAACATGCTTTGCTATCGTCTGCGTATGGAGCATTATTCTCGCTCAGCAATGGGTCCAAGTGCACCGCAGCGGACCCGACTCTCTCTACTATATTCGCTCGCAGCCTTGGGATTTGCAGTCGGCCGCCCTGCATATTGGCTCCATGTCACATCCGTGGCGGCCTAAATATTGGTGGTTTTGGACCGTTATGCATGGCTGCATGTTTTTGCGTGCGTGTTTCATCGGCTTTGCACAGAAGCATGATTATGGCTTGCGGCAAAGCGCCGGCTTGCTGGTCACGGATTTTTTGCTGTTTGCCGTGCTGGTTGTGTGCCGACCTGGCCGTGATATTCAAAGCAATGTGGTACAGTGTTTGCTCTGCGCATTCCGCGTAGTTATATGGGCCTTGTGTATTGCGCTATCGACTGAAGCCAATGTCTGGGGCATTCCACGCGCCATCGTTGGCTTCGTTCTCCTGGCCGTTCTCTCGCTTGCTATCGTGttcatcttcttcgtgTTTTTGCTCGAAATCGTTCAAACCCTATTTTCGCGGCGTCAGCGATGGAAGGGTGACTACCAAGATCTCTATCATGTACATAGTGAAACTTGA
- a CDS encoding RNA binding effector protein Scp160, whose translation MQEAPSAGTIGSTAPMSLPRPMDDPFPSLNQTIGADVDVAPPPKKSGKSQQPDITSEDMFPSLGASQSSARVSAPKTAAPMIQRVMHQTTVSMHLSDEQLVRLSSLLQRVQQKCRSVKIEASTMRKTGQTKFIIKGASESAVQEAKRELAIQLAERVTLTMLIPASLRAFVIGAGGKNIRSITDDTGVRIHIPPRSEEQTPATDEPGDLLLGEQIEITIEGDSFNAQDAQARIQEIVAERTSKITQRLTHIEPVFFPFLLGPEGAGIAALTQTIGKGEVSVKVPAQRERAAIVVSGERSLVPLVVQAIDAQVDDMRRSFRTISFNISKRQHAFLVGESASDILAKTQCSIELPPSNEPSEAITIRGPQSQLPQALTAAIERANAVAVETIDLHAMHSDADAAHFRHLLRWLATYAPREDSVQVFLPRTDAGHIEVVSEDADAARRIAQTIEHQLRLVTPPCVRLMEVDPLTHGFIIGKKAQNLRGYEARGVDVMLPPEHSGRDDVLLVYRRGKDAEEAVNVLDDVQNAIASAAAAAADLRTVHFSVPRKFHSVIRGADGTVLNALIGEDRMLVSMGGRIPVKTVSEPLTEDSIVVRGPGEAVARVVAQIQQMARDAEQDSIENGFVEEIQVRGSYLPHLIGRGGSNLIKLREELGVRFDVGSEESDRSKPVPVRITGRKECVAVAKERLLAQVERLADEVLQIIQVPVEMHGALIGQGGKYVLRLQDKYDVRIHFPHQGDSTTLKPNEVSIRGGRKGVAAARAELLELLEYEKENNHSQTITVSERAMPRVLGRAGATINRIRLESGALIDSVKSSNASPSKKLKLRGSREAVAAAEGMINAIIAEVESEAELIVPIPPEFHPHMIGAGGQRLHELIEKAGGPSDITTHTQMVRFPREKGNANVLVRAPHDLAHRIADVLKAEAALMANRVVYGKKVPLRMHSQMVMRGGRRHSPWQTDLSVQIFLPNWREYPTIGTPENADELQDAEPASIVKVVGPVENVLQVLDEMQSMIDASPRPRKTRAQREAMDARIDDVDR comes from the coding sequence ATGCAAGAAGCTCCTTCTGCTGGTACTATCGGGTCCACTGCACCAATGAGCTTGCCTAGACCCATGGATGATCCATTTCCTAGTCTGAATCAGACTATCGGTGCAGATGTCGATgtggcaccgccgcccaaAAAATCAGGCAAATCACAGCAGCCAGACATAACCTCAGAGGACATGTTTCCCTCGCTGGGTGCATCGCAGAGCAGCGCTCGTGTTTCGGCACCTAAAACGGCTGCACCCATGATTCAACGCGTGATGCATCAGACGACTGTCTCCATGCACCTGTCAGAtgagcagctcgtgcgcctcaGCTCGCTCCTTCAGCGCGTGCAGCAAAAGTGCCGCTCGGTCAAGATTGAAGCATCTACGATGCGCAAGACCGGACAGACAAAATTCATCATCAAGGGCGCGTCCGAGTCTGCCGTGCAGGAGGCGAAACGCGAGCTCGCTATTCAACtggccgagcgcgtcaCACTCACGATGCTGATTCCGGCTTCCCTTCGTGCGTTTGTCATCGGTGCAGGCGGCAAGAACATCCGGTCTATTACAGATGACACGGGTGTGCGCATTCATATTCCACCTCGCTCTGAGGAGCAAACGCCAGCCACCGATGAGCCGGGCGATCTTTTGCTGGGCGAGCAAATCGAAATCACGATCGAGGGCGACTCATTTAATGCGCAGGATGCACAGGCGCGGATCCAGGAGATCGTCGCGGAGCGCACCTCTAAGATCACACAACGCCTGACGCACATTGAGCCCGTCTTTTTCCCCTTTTTGCTTGGTCCTGAGGGTGCAGGTATAGCAGCGCTTACGCAGACGATCGGCAAAGGCGAGGTGTCTGTCAAAGTGCCGGCGCAGCGTGAGCGTGCGGCTATTGTCGTGAGTGGTGAGCGATCGCTCGTACCTCTTGTTGTCCAGGCGATCGATGCTCAGGTCGATGACATGCGTCGCTCGTTCCGTACCATTAGCTTCAACATCTCCAAGCGGCAGCATGCGTTCCTTGTGGGTGAGAGTGCTTCCGACATTCTCGCCAAGACGCAGTGCAGCATTGAGCTACCGCCATCGAACGAGCCCTCGGAGGCTATTACGATCCGCGGTCCGCAATCGCAACTGCCGCAGGCCCTTACTGCTGCCATCGAACGGGCTAATGCAGTTGCTGTGGAGACGATTGATCTGCATGCTATGCACTCGGATGCGGACGCTGCACACTTCCGACACCTGTTACGCTGGCTTGCTACGTACGCCCCTCGCGAAGACAGTGTCCAAGTGTTCTTGCCGCGTACCGATGCTGGGCATATCGAGGTCGTGAGCGAGGATGccgatgcggcgcggcgcattGCTCAGACCATCGAGCACCAGCTGCGTCTGGTGACGCCGCCATGTGTGCGTCTCATGGAAGTGGATCCTTTGACGCACGGCTTTATTATTGGCAAAAAGGCCCAGAACCTCAGAGGGTATGAGGCACGGGGCGTCGATGTTATGCTGCCGCCAGAGCACTCGGGCCGAGACGACGTTCTTCTCGTATACCGCCGCGGCAAGGATGCGGAGGAGGCAGTCAatgtgctggacgatgtgcaGAATGCAATTGCctcggcagcggcggccgctgctgATCTTCGAACCGTGCACTTTAGTGTCCCGCGCAAATTCCACAGTGTGATCCGCGGTGCAGACGGCACGGTGCTCAACGCCCTTATCGGCGAGGACCGTATGCTTGTGTCGATGGGTGGACGCATTCCCGTGAAGACTGTCAGCGAGCCCCTCACTGAAGACTCGATCGTCGTGCGTGGGCCAGGTGAGGCTgtcgcgcgtgtcgtggccCAAATCCAGCAAATGGCTCgggatgccgagcaggacaGTATCGAGAATGGGTTTGTGGAAGAAATCCAGGTCAGGGGTTCGTACCTCCCTCACCTCATTGGCCGTGGTGGATCCAATCTCATTAAGCTTCGCGAAGAGCTTGGCGTTCGTTTTGACGTTGGCTCGGAGGAGAGTGACCGGTCTAAGCCGGTGCCTGTTCGCATCACTGGACGCAAGGAATGCGTCGCTGTTGCCAAGGAGCGTCTGCTAGCACAGGTCGAGCGTTTGGCAGACGAGGTCCTGCAAATCATTCAAGTGCCTGTCGAGATGCATGGTGCCTTGATTGGCCAGGGGGGCAAGTACGTCTTGCGATTGCAGGACAAGTACGATGTGCGCATCCATTTCCCGCATCAGGGCGACAGCACGACGCTCAAGCCCAACGAAGTGAGTATTCGCGGTGGACGTAAGggcgtcgcagcagcgcgtgcggAACTCttggagctgctcgagtACGAGAAGGAGAACAACCACTCGCAGACCATTACTGTCTCTGAGCGTGCTAtgccgcgcgtgctggGCCGGGCAGGCGCGACGATCAACCGTATCCGTCTCGAGTCAGGTGCGCTCATTGATTCAGTCAAGAGCTCGAACGCGTCGCCCAGCAAGAAGCTCAAGCTGCGCGGCTCGCGCGAGGCTGTGGCCGCTGCTGAAGGTATGATCAACGCTATCATTGCCGAGGTCGAGAGCGAGGCGGAGCTCATTGTGCCCATCCCGCCCGAGTTTCACCCACACATGATCGGTGCGGGTGGTCAGCGACTCCATGAGCTCATTGAGAAGGCAGGGGGTCCATCAGACATTACTACGCATACTCAGATGGTACGCTTCCCGCGCGAGAAGGGCAATGCGAACGTGCttgtgcgcgcgccgcatgacTTGGCCCACCGGatcgccgacgtgctcaaggccgaagcggcgctgATGGCAAATCGTGTCGTGTACGGAAAGAAGGTGCCAttgcgcatgcacagccAGATGGTGATGCGCGGAGGCCGCAGGCACAGTCCATGGCAAACGGATCTTTCCGTGCAGATTTTCCTGCCCAACTGGCGCGAGTACCCCACGATCGGTACCCCTGAGAACGCTGATGAACTGCAGGACGCGGAGCCCGCCTCGATCGTCAAGGTCGTGGGTCCCGTGGAAAATGTCCTCCAGGTTCTGGACGAGATGCAGTCTATGATAGATGCATCACCGAGACCACGAAAAACCCGCGCACAGCGggaggccatggacgcccgcatcgacgacgtcgaccGCTGA
- a CDS encoding protein phosphatase PTC7, whose protein sequence is MHAFGRAKIRVTRRTLCTCHGRCLFPWTAPPASLAGSRKQIFDSSSFGGQTTTYVFHSGAYGIPKSRPRVHGEQTSSHGFLGPLADFFLGGQKDGQPHPSLDQVSVLPSSLASLHGCGLQSAIRSDGRIVKTRLQSQNVGQDAYFLKNDAMGVADGVGGWAAQPHADPSLFSRLLMHFLYAELQQLDETLCQSLDDPQGTDDVLSEWFMCNPVDVLQRAWERCVRASKREGILGSSTALAAILRGDELRIANMGDCVLFLIRNGKLIFRSAEQQHSFNYPLQLGMMDATVESVMLSRALCMHRSGRIPAGAHDMDLPDVNDSMSDYIHMYDRVPSHDDVPYDTPQHDAGHWEVKVLPDDLVLVASDGLFDNLFDDEIMDTVHDVFSHFASSDLEAMQMYAPTLISERLCRLARSVMDDPRVMCSPFQQHANEEGMYYVGGKSDDVTVLAGLIAEQQRPCPL, encoded by the coding sequence ATGCACGCATTTGGGCGTGCAAAGATACGTGTGACGAGACGAACTCTTTGCACATGCCACGGGCGATGTTTGTTTCCTTGGACAGCACCCCCCGCGTCACTCGCCGGCTCAAGAAAACAGATCTTTGACTCGAGCAGCTTTGGTGGGCAAACGACCACGTACGTATTCCACTCGGGTGCGTATGGTATACCCAAATCACGGCCACGAGTGCACGGTGAACAGACCTCGTCTCACGGATTCTTGGGTCCGCTGGCGGACTTTTTCCTGGGCGGACAGAAAGACGGCCAACCTCATCCTTCGCTTGACCAAGTATCTGTATTGCCATCATCATTGGCTTCTTTGCATGGCTGTGGGCTGCAATCAGCGATACGAAGTGATGGAAGGATCGTAAAAACACGCCTGCAAAGCCAGAATGTCGGTCAGGATGCCTACTTCTTGAAAAATGATGCTATGGGGGTCGCTGATGGTGTGGGTGGCTGGGCCGCTCAGCCACATGCTGATCCGTCGCTATTTTCACGGTTGCTCATGCATTTTTTGTATGCAGAattgcagcagctggacgaGACGTTGTGTCAGTCGCTGGACGACCCGCAAGGCACGGACGACGTTCTGAGTGAATGGTTTATGTGCAATCCCGTTGACGTGCTTCAGAGGGCCTGGGAACGATGTGTGCGTGCGTCCAAGCGAGAAGGTATTCTTGGGAGCTCGACGGCTCTCGCGGCGATTCTGCGCGGCGATGAGCTGCGGATCGCAAACATGGGCGACTGCGTTCTTTTTTTGATCCGAAATGGCAAATTGATTTTCCGGAGTGCCGAGCAGCAACACAGTTTCAATTATCCGCTGCAGCTGGGTATGATGGACGCTACAGTCGAGAGTGTGATGCTATCACGGGCGCTGTGTATGCATCGAAGCGGCAGGATTCCTGCTGGCGCGCACGATATGGATCTGCCTGATGTCAACGACAGTATGAGCGATTACATCCACATGTACGACCGCGTACCGTCGCACGATGACGTGCCCTACGATACGCCGCAGCATGATGCTGGTCATTGGGAGGTCAAGGTGCTACCTGACGATCTCGTGCTCGTAGCCAGCGACGGCTTATTTGATAACCTATTTGATGACGAGATCATGGACACCGTGCACGATGTTTTCTCGCACTTCGCCAGCAGTGACCTTGAGGCCATGCAAATGTATGCGCCCACCCTGATATCCGAACGCCTATGCCGCTTAGCACGCAGTGTCATGGACGACCCGCGCGTGATGTGCAGCCCATTTCAACAGCACGCGAATGAGGAGGGCATGTACTACGTCGGTGGCAAGAGCGATGACGTCACCGTTCTGGCCGGCCTCATTGCGGAGCAGCAACGGCCTTGTCCCTTGTAA